The genomic stretch GACGGGAGCACCAGGTGTGGGTGGCACTGCGTGCACCAGAGCTTGGACGTGATGAACACCTCCTCCCGGGACGCCACCAGCCCGCACCGCAGTGCCTGCACTACGGCCTCACCCACCGACCGCTCCGACCCGTATAGGGAGGCCGTGTCGAAGTGGCGGAAGCCGACCTCCACGGCCGCAAGCACGGCATCCCTCGTGGTCTCCGGCACCAGCGGGTACTTGGACGTGCCCATGCCAATCGCTGGCATAGGCCTGGCGTTCCCGGACCGCAGTGCCACCTCTGGCGCCGCTGCTGTCGGCGCCATGTGTCGTCTCCGGTCACCACCTGCTTCACACTGAGGAGGCCGGCCTGGTGCGCAATTGAAGGTGTATTTGTTGTTCTTGTTGTGCTTGTCTCAACAACTGCTTCCAACTGAAGGTATGCTCATTTGTCCTTTCCTAGCCAAAATCCGCAACGTCATGAATTGTTGTCTCAGTATCCCCACACTGGAGTAGCGCTCATCTTTGTTTTTTGCTGAAGCTGCTCGCGTGAGACACGGATGGATCTGCAATAATTGCATGTGTGACGAACAATTCAGAATCAACAATAATTGCTGATGCTAAGCAGGACTCCATCCAGCTAAGTAGCACTTAATCTCACCAAATCCCGTAGATGGCCCATCAGGCTCTTGAGTTAATCTCAATTATTGATTCTTTTTAAGAGGTATGTAGTGAAGCAAAAGTGTTTTTTCTAGGTTTTTATGTTATTGAAGTCAGCATTTTTTTTAAAGGGGAGTAGGTATTTTGCCGTTTTGTAGTAGCGTTTTGGGAGTCTCTGCTAAGAGTTGCTCTAATTAGTTTGCATACGTTTTGTGACCTAAGTTTAAGCAAGTTTGGTAAAGGTTGCGTGGTTAATTGTTGAGAAGTTAGCTCCTGACAAATCAGGCCCTAAAATATAGCCGGTTTATTTAAGAGATAAGTATCAAGGTGCTTTCAGTTGCATTCTAAACAGGATTTGCAACTAGCTTGGCATCATCCAAAAAGtcctcatcactagaataattgaTATCTAGACCACTAGTTAGGCTTCTTCAGAATGACCACATATATACAAATTATTAGTCTGCCGGCCAGTTTATAAAATTTACCAAGGTTAAATGTCACAAGAGAAGTTTGATTTGTCATGTCAGTGGAGTAGAGACCCAAATCCTTGAAAAATGCAATGAAAAACAGAGGATCCCTTCAGAATAAAAGAAAGGTGTCACGAGTTCATGACAACACCTAGCCAACAACTGCTCTATGGTTGCATCTTATCCTATCAATGAGCGCATCATCATTTTTTTCCGGAGAATTAGGGAACTTTATTACTCATAATCAGGGTTACTACCATCAGTAGTAGCTGCTGACGAACAGCTAGGTACACGATGTAACAATAAGCTGAACCTTGCTCATGGTAGGTGTGGAAGCTAGGGTTCTTCAGCTTCCTTTCAGCTCATCCCTTTTTACATGTTATCTGCTTAATAATATTACTCCTTTCCCAAATGTAGCCTTTTTAGAGACCTTTTACATTTTGGAACAGAGGTAGTGGCAGATTTCATGTTTTTCGGACCTACCGAAGAATGtactcctcggtgcttagatagtcGTCTTGCggttgtttttcatgtttttcatGACCTACCGAAGAATGtactcctcggtgcttagatagtgGCAGAtttcatgtttttcatgtttttcggAGTAACAATTATGTGTCGTGACTCGTGTGTCAAGACCACGAGTGAtcatcctcggtgcttagatagtcGTCTTGCGGTTGTTGTAGACGTAGGATCTAGCCAACCAGAGGTAGAGCACGAGGTCGGCGGCACTGATGCCGGCGAGCAGCCAGTAGAAGTAGTCGAGGTGCGCGCGATTGAGGTTGTCCGTGAACCAGCTGTCCCCGCTGCCTCTACTTGTGACACGATCGACGAAGGAGATGAGGGCGCTGCTGATGAGCGCGCCAATGCCGGTGACGCTAAGGTACAACGCTAGCCCCAGGCTGCGCAGCTCGCCGGGCATCTGGTCGTAGAAGAACTCCTGCATGCCGACCAGGGCGAATACGTCTGCCACCCCCATCATCGCGTACTGCGGCACCAGCCACGCGCAGCTCATCGGCACCGTCACCCCGGGGTCGTCAACCAAGCCGTGCTTCCACGCAACCTCCAGCCGCCGAGCCTCCACCAGCGCCGCGAACGACACCGCGGCTAGGGAAATGGCCATGCCAGTCCCCACACGCTGCAGCAGCGTCAGTCCTGACGGATTACCTGTGGCGTACCGCAACGCCGGGACCAGTAGATGGTCATAGATGGGCACGAAGGTCAGGACAGAAGCCGCTCCGATAGTTTGCAGGGCTGCCGGCGGCAGCTCCAGGCCGTCGAAGACGCGGCGGTCCATGGTGCGGCCCTGTTTGTTGAAGAGCGTCATGAGTTGTGCGTACACCATGCCGTACGCCAGGCACGCCGCCCAGATCGGCACCAGCCGTAGCACTTCGCGCGCC from Lolium rigidum isolate FL_2022 chromosome 4, APGP_CSIRO_Lrig_0.1, whole genome shotgun sequence encodes the following:
- the LOC124705631 gene encoding protein NRT1/ PTR FAMILY 5.14-like isoform X1, which gives rise to MPLLGAVVADSFLGRYRSIILAYTLYVLERASRSSLFNWWFFSMSVGIYIAVIVVSYVQENVGWGIAFGSLCAIMLCTFTFFLVGTPTYRLYKPTPSAEIPFARFARSLATLARSSGFMKRHRQREEEDEEATGKSEKAREVLRLVPIWAACLAYGMVYAQLMTLFNKQGRTMDRRVFDGLELPPAALQTIGAASVLTFVPIYDHLLVPALRYATGNPSGLTLLQRVGTGMAISLAAVSFAALVEARRLEVAWKHGLVDDPGVTVPMSCAWLVPQYAMMGVADVFALVGMQEFFYDQMPGELRSLGLALYLSVTGIGALISSALISFVDRVTSRGSGDSWFTDNLNRAHLDYFYWLLAGISAADLVLYLWLARSYVYNNRKTTI